Proteins from a genomic interval of Nostoc sp. GT001:
- a CDS encoding cation diffusion facilitator family transporter, which translates to MSHNHSHGHDHGGSNYNRAFVISVALNTGFVVIEATYGIVANSLALLADAGHNLSDVLGLLLAWGASILVRRRPTSRRTYGLRRSSILAALLNAAFLLVVSGGIGWEAIQRFREPAPVAGGIVITVAAIGVFINTVSALMFLSGRKSDLNIRGAFLHLVADAAVSVGVVLAGIAIIATGWLWFDPAVSLIVTVVIVAGTWGLLQESLNLITDAVPAGIEPLAVRTYLTELPGVAQVHDLHIWAMSTTETALTVHLVIPAGYPGDTFLARVVRELHDNFSIEHPTIQVEIGDPSYQCPFAPDNLV; encoded by the coding sequence CACGGTGGCAGTAATTACAACCGTGCCTTTGTTATCAGTGTTGCCCTCAACACAGGATTTGTCGTCATTGAGGCAACCTATGGCATTGTTGCTAACTCCCTTGCCTTGCTTGCTGATGCGGGTCACAATTTGAGTGATGTTCTGGGTTTACTACTTGCTTGGGGCGCAAGCATCCTCGTCCGTCGTCGCCCGACATCACGTCGCACCTACGGGCTGCGTCGTTCTTCAATTTTGGCTGCGCTTTTAAACGCTGCTTTTCTCCTAGTTGTTTCTGGCGGTATTGGCTGGGAAGCAATTCAACGGTTTCGTGAACCTGCTCCGGTAGCAGGAGGAATAGTAATTACAGTAGCAGCTATAGGAGTTTTCATTAATACAGTAAGTGCTTTAATGTTCTTGTCGGGGCGTAAAAGTGACTTGAACATCAGAGGCGCATTTTTGCATCTAGTTGCAGATGCTGCGGTATCTGTAGGGGTTGTACTAGCTGGTATTGCAATTATTGCTACAGGTTGGCTGTGGTTTGATCCAGCGGTGAGTTTGATTGTTACTGTGGTGATTGTAGCTGGCACTTGGGGACTTTTACAGGAATCCTTGAATTTGATTACAGATGCTGTACCAGCAGGAATAGAACCTTTGGCTGTCCGTACTTATTTAACCGAACTCCCTGGCGTGGCTCAAGTTCACGACTTGCATATTTGGGCAATGAGTACCACAGAAACAGCACTCACTGTTCACCTTGTCATCCCAGCAGGTTATCCCGGTGATACTTTTTTAGCACGGGTAGTCCGTGAGCTTCACGACAATTTCAGCATTGAACACCCAACCATTCAGGTGGAAATAGGCGATCCGAGTTACCAATGTCCTTTTGCTCCTGATAACCTAGTTTAA
- a CDS encoding CemA family protein, with amino-acid sequence MKPNPKYQKASFVPRSIIQTLEKLKQALEPNAEHKVVEEFRASRQRTISSLRYLLILFIVPLLVNNLFKTFVIQPLIYKYWSQEASEIFLNSSQEERALSELKRFERKIQFEALLGKAPELSSNIVEQKVKVQAIALSQKYKTESIDAVANIFADILSLLSFIILCVFGKQQLTTIQFFSADLMYGLSDSAKAFFIILATDIFVGYHSTYGWEIILENTSKHFGLPENKSLISLFIAIVPVVMDTIFKYWIFRYVNRSFPSAVATYHSMNE; translated from the coding sequence ATGAAACCTAATCCAAAATATCAAAAAGCTAGCTTTGTTCCTCGGTCGATAATACAAACTCTGGAAAAGCTAAAACAAGCACTAGAGCCAAATGCAGAGCATAAGGTTGTTGAAGAGTTTCGCGCTTCTCGTCAGAGAACAATTAGTTCTCTCCGTTATTTGTTAATTCTATTTATTGTTCCATTATTAGTGAATAATCTGTTTAAAACATTTGTAATTCAACCTTTGATTTATAAATACTGGAGCCAAGAAGCATCAGAAATTTTCTTAAATTCTTCTCAGGAAGAAAGAGCCTTAAGTGAATTGAAAAGATTTGAGCGAAAAATTCAATTTGAAGCACTGCTAGGAAAAGCTCCAGAACTTTCTTCAAATATTGTAGAACAGAAGGTCAAAGTTCAGGCTATTGCGTTATCCCAAAAATATAAAACTGAAAGTATTGATGCAGTTGCTAATATCTTTGCTGATATACTTTCATTATTGTCATTTATTATATTATGTGTATTTGGTAAGCAGCAGCTTACCACTATTCAATTTTTTAGTGCCGACTTAATGTATGGCTTAAGCGATTCCGCGAAAGCTTTTTTCATTATTCTTGCTACTGATATCTTTGTCGGCTATCACTCTACCTATGGTTGGGAAATAATTTTAGAAAACACCTCAAAGCATTTTGGTCTTCCAGAAAACAAAAGTCTGATTTCACTATTCATTGCTATTGTCCCAGTTGTCATGGATACAATTTTCAAATATTGGATTTTTCGCTACGTCAACCGCAGTTTTCCTTCAGCCGTGGCTACCTACCATAGCATGAATGAATAA
- a CDS encoding DUF2808 domain-containing protein: MKKTLIYTSTVFALATTAFISLSHASAKETNIDNDLQYPANSWRLVKHTFRLNIPQNNNPLSQLIIETPSTVAVSNNIDVFDANGQKINTNISVNGKQIIIDFPEKVISNTKLLVNFNQVQQPVTGPASVYRFSAKVVGSEVEIPVGVAQFPTF; encoded by the coding sequence ATGAAGAAAACATTGATTTACACAAGTACAGTGTTTGCTCTTGCCACTACAGCTTTCATTTCCCTTAGTCATGCAAGTGCTAAGGAGACTAATATTGATAATGATTTGCAATATCCTGCTAATAGTTGGCGGCTTGTCAAACATACTTTTCGGTTAAACATCCCTCAAAATAACAACCCTCTTTCCCAACTTATTATTGAAACTCCATCTACTGTAGCAGTGAGTAATAACATTGATGTCTTCGATGCGAATGGTCAGAAAATTAATACTAATATTTCCGTCAATGGCAAACAGATTATTATAGATTTCCCTGAAAAGGTTATTTCTAACACTAAACTCTTAGTTAATTTTAATCAAGTTCAACAACCAGTGACAGGCCCAGCTTCTGTATACCGCTTTTCAGCTAAGGTTGTTGGTAGTGAGGTAGAGATTCCCGTTGGTGTAGCTCAATTCCCTACATTTTAA
- a CDS encoding ISL3 family transposase — protein MPSNPLLHFITKVINLEDIKVINYDFITEDEIVIEVENKLKVGQCPQCGHTTDKIHQNHWYTVRDIPLSDYQVLLKVNRRQLRCTKCRKVFSESLDFIKTRRTYTKRLAMKVIKEVLETNVESAAIRNRMTASEVETLLKEQEADLLKEKPLQLKKLGIDEITQLKGGKNYAAVLVDLETRKPITLLEKRNKTVIAEYLSSLGSEVLNQIEEVSIDLWIPYKSLIQEMLPNAQVVADRFHVMKQINQELDERRKQEKRAAVKIKNRQEREEKLAGLTHSKYPLLKKKESLNDEEKVKINSLQKLAPELGEMYRNKEAIRDIFESHITSDEALYKFLEWTEKAYKFFPKSCRTISRWIDEILAYFDHRTTQGIVEGINQKIKLIKRRAYGLTNFNNFRRRILLNWYFCC, from the coding sequence ATGCCATCTAATCCCTTACTGCACTTTATTACTAAAGTTATTAATCTTGAAGATATCAAGGTTATTAATTATGACTTTATCACTGAGGATGAAATAGTTATAGAAGTCGAAAATAAGCTAAAAGTTGGTCAATGTCCACAGTGTGGACATACAACTGATAAAATCCATCAAAATCATTGGTATACAGTTAGAGATATACCTCTGAGTGATTATCAAGTATTGTTAAAGGTAAATCGTCGGCAATTGAGATGCACAAAATGTCGCAAAGTCTTCAGTGAGTCACTAGATTTTATAAAAACTAGAAGAACCTATACAAAAAGACTAGCGATGAAAGTAATTAAGGAAGTATTAGAAACGAATGTAGAGAGTGCAGCCATCAGAAATAGAATGACAGCATCGGAGGTAGAAACCTTATTAAAAGAACAAGAAGCTGATTTACTCAAAGAAAAACCTCTTCAGCTAAAAAAGTTAGGTATAGATGAAATAACCCAGCTAAAAGGAGGAAAAAACTATGCGGCTGTATTAGTAGATTTAGAAACAAGAAAACCAATAACGTTGTTGGAGAAAAGAAATAAAACCGTCATAGCAGAATACTTGTCAAGCCTGGGTTCGGAGGTATTAAATCAAATAGAAGAAGTCAGTATAGACTTATGGATACCCTATAAAAGTTTAATCCAAGAAATGCTACCAAATGCTCAAGTAGTAGCCGATAGATTCCATGTAATGAAACAAATAAATCAGGAGTTAGATGAAAGAAGAAAGCAGGAAAAACGGGCAGCAGTCAAAATTAAAAATCGGCAAGAGAGAGAGGAGAAATTAGCAGGGTTAACTCACAGTAAATACCCTTTATTAAAGAAAAAAGAAAGCCTCAATGATGAGGAAAAAGTCAAGATAAATTCCCTGCAAAAACTCGCTCCAGAATTAGGAGAAATGTATCGAAATAAAGAAGCAATTAGAGATATATTTGAAAGTCACATAACCAGTGATGAAGCATTATATAAATTCCTGGAATGGACAGAAAAGGCTTATAAATTTTTCCCAAAAAGTTGTCGAACCATTAGTAGATGGATAGATGAGATTCTCGCTTATTTTGATCACAGAACTACTCAAGGTATTGTTGAGGGGATTAATCAGAAAATTAAGCTCATTAAAAGAAGGGCTTATGGCTTAACTAACTTTAATAATTTTAGAAGAAGGATTTTACTCAATTGGTATTTCTGTTGTTAA
- a CDS encoding bile acid:sodium symporter, with protein MSLTEKLQSVFVIIAILIGLILGQIKWVEENAVSLIVPSLMTMLYGVFLNIPLNRLGQAFQNYKMTGLILGMNFLWTPVFVWGLGAIFLRDSPDLWVGLIMLMVTPCTDWYLIFTGIAKGNVALATTLLPWNMILQVVLLPLYLLVFVGKMVQKIDTAIFLESIVLVLAVPMLLAFIAKWLIPKVNGFWREIPLKIAAGQTLFLCLAITAVFASQGQTLIQRPDVLLKMLPPILIFYGITFLLTQVIARLGNFSYEDFACFSCTTLARNSPLALAIATSVFPERPLIILVLAIEPLIELPVMVLVSQLLLFLRRKGQYSQMER; from the coding sequence ATGAGTTTGACTGAAAAACTCCAATCTGTATTTGTCATCATTGCTATCTTAATTGGGCTGATACTGGGACAAATCAAATGGGTTGAGGAAAATGCTGTATCTTTGATTGTTCCATCCTTGATGACCATGCTTTATGGGGTGTTTCTAAATATTCCACTTAATCGTTTAGGTCAGGCATTTCAAAACTACAAAATGACCGGACTTATTTTGGGGATGAACTTCCTTTGGACACCTGTTTTTGTTTGGGGATTGGGAGCTATTTTCCTACGGGACTCTCCCGATCTTTGGGTTGGGCTAATTATGCTGATGGTCACACCTTGTACTGACTGGTATCTCATTTTTACAGGGATTGCCAAAGGAAATGTTGCTTTAGCTACAACCTTACTTCCTTGGAACATGATTTTGCAAGTGGTTCTCCTGCCCCTCTATCTGTTAGTTTTTGTTGGAAAAATGGTACAGAAGATTGATACAGCAATTTTTCTCGAAAGCATTGTGCTGGTTTTAGCTGTTCCTATGCTTTTAGCGTTTATCGCTAAGTGGCTAATACCAAAGGTAAACGGGTTTTGGCGTGAAATTCCACTGAAAATAGCAGCAGGGCAAACGCTATTTCTGTGTTTGGCAATTACAGCGGTATTTGCCTCGCAGGGGCAAACCCTAATTCAGCGTCCAGATGTGCTGCTAAAAATGTTACCACCTATCCTTATTTTCTATGGAATTACCTTTTTGCTGACTCAAGTGATTGCACGGCTCGGCAACTTTAGTTATGAGGACTTTGCTTGCTTCAGTTGCACAACACTTGCACGTAATTCACCCCTTGCATTGGCGATCGCTACATCTGTTTTTCCTGAGCGTCCTTTGATTATCCTTGTTTTGGCTATTGAACCACTTATCGAACTGCCTGTCATGGTGCTAGTCTCCCAGTTGTTGCTCTTTCTGCGTCGTAAAGGGCAGTATTCTCAGATGGAGAGATAG
- a CDS encoding SulP family inorganic anion transporter, with translation MAQPFKGISVGWLFFYVHVPTTKKMAIRDIFDKRFITDDLLASIVVFLVALPLCMGIAIASGVPPARGLVTGMVGGIIVGAIAGSPLQVSGLAAGLAVIVAELIRDYGIEMLGPILLLAGLIQLLAGVFKLGQVFRAISPAVIYAMLAGIGVLIFASQFHVMVDDLPRASGIENLISIPNAIYKGIFFSDANNHQIAGTSHQIAALIGLVSIFTLVVWDKFKPRRLNLLPGVLIAVVVATAIAAIMKLPIKYIDVPANLASAIQLPTPGSLMRLLQAPLLMEAIAIALIASAESLLSAAAVDRLHQGQKTDFDRELAAQGFGNMICGVLGALPMTGVIVRSSVNVEAGGKTRLATMFHGVWLLALVIAAPDVLKLIPTSSLAAILVYTGYKLVEVEKIRKLKQYGRFPLAIYFATLIGIVVTDLLTGVLIGIVLSAVKLIYKVSHLKIHFEKDEKNQRIDMYLEGAATFIRLPMLAKALEQVPPRTALHLHLEKLSYIDHSCLDLFSMWEKQQKQTGSTLVVQWDGLVERYRQPFVIGRSQRAT, from the coding sequence GTGGCACAGCCCTTTAAAGGCATTTCAGTTGGTTGGCTGTTTTTTTATGTCCACGTACCTACAACTAAAAAAATGGCAATCAGAGACATCTTTGACAAACGATTCATCACCGACGACCTATTGGCATCTATAGTTGTATTTCTTGTCGCACTGCCTCTGTGCATGGGGATTGCGATCGCTTCGGGAGTGCCTCCAGCTCGTGGCTTAGTGACAGGAATGGTAGGCGGAATTATTGTTGGCGCGATCGCAGGTTCCCCACTACAAGTCAGCGGCCTGGCTGCTGGACTGGCTGTCATTGTCGCAGAACTGATCCGCGATTACGGCATTGAAATGCTCGGGCCTATTCTTCTGCTGGCAGGATTAATCCAATTGCTGGCGGGAGTATTCAAGCTGGGTCAGGTGTTCCGCGCCATATCTCCGGCAGTGATCTATGCAATGCTTGCAGGTATAGGCGTACTGATCTTCGCTTCTCAATTCCACGTAATGGTCGATGACTTGCCACGCGCGAGCGGAATTGAGAACCTAATTTCTATTCCCAACGCCATCTACAAGGGTATCTTTTTCAGCGACGCCAACAATCATCAAATTGCTGGAACCAGCCATCAAATTGCTGCGCTTATAGGTCTGGTTAGCATCTTCACCCTCGTAGTTTGGGATAAGTTTAAGCCTCGAAGATTGAACTTGCTACCTGGTGTTCTGATTGCTGTGGTGGTAGCAACTGCGATCGCCGCCATCATGAAGCTGCCAATTAAATACATCGATGTGCCTGCTAATCTTGCTTCTGCAATTCAATTGCCAACGCCTGGTTCCTTAATGCGCCTGCTTCAGGCACCACTGCTTATGGAAGCAATAGCGATCGCCTTAATCGCCAGTGCAGAAAGCCTACTCTCAGCCGCCGCAGTAGACCGACTGCACCAGGGACAAAAAACGGATTTTGATCGCGAACTGGCCGCGCAAGGTTTTGGTAACATGATTTGTGGAGTGCTGGGGGCGCTACCAATGACAGGGGTGATTGTCCGCAGTTCCGTTAACGTGGAAGCAGGGGGTAAAACGAGACTTGCCACGATGTTTCACGGCGTGTGGCTACTGGCTCTGGTGATTGCTGCACCGGATGTTCTAAAGCTAATTCCTACTTCCAGTCTGGCAGCGATTCTAGTTTACACGGGCTACAAGCTGGTGGAAGTAGAGAAAATCCGCAAGCTAAAGCAGTACGGGCGCTTTCCTCTGGCGATTTACTTTGCCACCTTAATCGGTATTGTCGTTACCGATTTGCTTACTGGCGTGCTAATCGGCATTGTACTGTCAGCGGTCAAGCTGATCTACAAAGTATCTCATCTGAAAATTCACTTTGAAAAAGATGAAAAAAATCAACGGATTGATATGTACTTAGAAGGGGCGGCAACATTTATTCGGTTGCCAATGCTTGCAAAAGCCCTAGAACAGGTTCCACCAAGAACTGCACTGCATCTGCACCTAGAAAAGCTATCTTACATTGACCACTCTTGCCTCGACTTGTTCTCAATGTGGGAGAAGCAACAGAAGCAGACGGGAAGCACCCTCGTTGTGCAGTGGGATGGTTTGGTGGAGCGCTACCGCCAACCGTTTGTCATTGGGCGATCGCAAAGAGCGACGTAG
- a CDS encoding DUF2808 domain-containing protein: protein MKKLIYTFAFTLVIASSVPTAWAKNPNDAKFSHLGNSAAVPNDARTIDATHKFDVHVQGKALSELAIDLPEGVSIDKGIEVQNKLGQKIPTTVSINNRKATVAFSEPVAPGTSISIRMKGVNTPGYEETWHYPVSVKKVDMKEEIPLGLARIQTYGG from the coding sequence ATGAAAAAGCTGATTTACACATTTGCTTTTACCTTAGTTATTGCATCTTCAGTTCCTACTGCTTGGGCGAAAAATCCAAACGATGCTAAATTTTCCCATCTCGGAAATAGTGCTGCTGTTCCTAATGATGCCCGTACCATAGATGCTACTCATAAGTTTGATGTTCATGTCCAAGGTAAAGCTCTTTCAGAATTGGCGATTGATTTACCAGAGGGGGTAAGTATTGATAAAGGAATTGAAGTCCAAAATAAATTAGGTCAAAAAATTCCGACAACGGTTTCCATTAACAACAGAAAAGCTACAGTAGCTTTTTCGGAACCAGTAGCCCCTGGTACAAGCATATCAATTCGTATGAAAGGAGTTAATACTCCAGGTTATGAGGAAACTTGGCATTATCCAGTATCTGTCAAAAAGGTTGATATGAAAGAAGAAATTCCACTTGGTTTAGCCCGGATTCAGACTTACGGTGGCTAG
- a CDS encoding DUF2808 domain-containing protein: MKKVLVYVAISTLAAALLIPANYASANEEDGNVPHIDGNSQFPQTRWSRVRHTLRVHVPKNSKSVSQLKIEVPNTIRWSDNTNDVVINEDNGRKINTNVSVNGKTILLAFAEPIVPNTKLKIDIKNVKQPFLGNGPVYHLSANLVGTNAEIPIGVARFRINP, translated from the coding sequence ATGAAGAAAGTGTTAGTTTATGTTGCTATATCTACTTTAGCTGCTGCACTTTTAATTCCTGCCAACTATGCAAGTGCTAATGAAGAAGATGGTAATGTTCCTCATATTGATGGTAACTCTCAATTTCCTCAGACTCGCTGGTCGCGTGTTAGACATACTTTGCGAGTACACGTTCCCAAAAATAGCAAGAGTGTTTCGCAGTTAAAAATTGAAGTTCCAAATACTATCAGGTGGAGTGATAATACTAATGATGTTGTTATAAACGAAGATAATGGCAGAAAAATTAACACTAATGTTTCTGTAAATGGCAAAACTATATTACTAGCTTTTGCTGAACCAATTGTTCCTAATACTAAGCTAAAGATTGATATCAAGAATGTCAAACAACCATTTCTTGGTAATGGCCCCGTCTACCATCTATCTGCTAATCTTGTTGGCACTAATGCAGAAATACCTATAGGTGTAGCTAGATTTCGTATAAATCCTTAA